In Caldicellulosiruptor morganii, the following proteins share a genomic window:
- a CDS encoding pseudouridine synthase — protein sequence MGDLIRLQKFMADCGVASRRKCEEIILQGRVKVNGRTVTELGFKVDPQKDEVFVDGKKLVPVQKKIYIMLNKPFGVISSAKDEKGRKTVIDLVKDKVDVRVFPVGRLDFDTTGLILLTNDGEFAYKVTHPKHDIEKTYIALISGVPTRDEIERFEKGLVIDGKLTSPAKLKVLKVFKQSSLVEIKIHEGRNRQVRKMCDAIGHRVLSLKRVAIGKLKLGRLKEGEFVFLDENMANKVFEK from the coding sequence ATAGGTGATTTGATTCGTCTTCAGAAGTTTATGGCTGATTGTGGCGTTGCATCACGTAGAAAATGTGAAGAGATTATTCTCCAGGGAAGAGTAAAGGTAAACGGAAGAACGGTTACAGAGCTTGGATTTAAAGTTGACCCTCAAAAGGATGAGGTCTTTGTCGATGGTAAAAAACTTGTCCCGGTACAGAAAAAGATATATATAATGCTAAACAAACCATTTGGTGTTATATCTTCTGCAAAGGATGAGAAAGGCAGAAAAACAGTTATAGACCTTGTAAAAGACAAAGTGGATGTTAGAGTGTTTCCGGTTGGAAGACTTGATTTTGATACAACAGGGCTTATACTTCTCACAAATGATGGGGAGTTTGCATATAAGGTTACACATCCAAAGCATGATATTGAAAAGACGTATATTGCTTTAATTTCTGGTGTGCCAACCAGAGATGAAATTGAGCGGTTTGAAAAGGGTCTTGTGATTGATGGAAAGCTGACGTCACCAGCAAAGCTTAAAGTTTTGAAGGTTTTCAAACAGAGCTCACTTGTTGAGATAAAAATTCATGAAGGTAGAAACAGGCAGGTAAGGAAGATGTGCGATGCAATTGGGCACAGGGTGTTGAGCCTTAAAAGAGTTGCAATAGGTAAGCTTAAGCTTGGTAGGCTAAAAGAAGGAGAATTTGTTTTTTTGGATGAAAATATGGCAAACAAGGTGTTTGAAAAGTGA
- the rplT gene encoding 50S ribosomal protein L20: MRIKNGVWARKRHKKWLKLAKGYWGAKSKIFKQAHIAVMRSLRYAYVGRRLKKRDFRRLWITRINAAARQNGLSYSKFINGLKKAGISLNRKVLADMAVNDQKAFAELVEIAKKQING, from the coding sequence ATGAGAATCAAAAACGGTGTTTGGGCACGTAAAAGACATAAAAAGTGGTTGAAGCTTGCAAAGGGTTACTGGGGTGCAAAGAGTAAGATATTCAAACAGGCTCATATTGCTGTTATGAGATCACTGAGATATGCATATGTTGGCAGAAGACTTAAAAAGAGAGATTTCAGAAGACTCTGGATAACAAGAATCAATGCAGCTGCAAGACAGAATGGTCTTTCATATAGCAAATTTATAAATGGTCTCAAAAAAGCAGGAATTAGCCTTAACAGAAAAGTATTAGCTGACATGGCAGTAAACGATCAAAAGGCTTTTGCAGAGCTTGTTGAAATAGCTAAAAAGCAAATAAACGGCTGA
- a CDS encoding YdcF family protein yields MKRVVKFLGISVSSIILIFVLVELMIIYFGMISKPKKSDAIIVLGCAVYGNFPSPFFKSRLDEALKLYNKGFGRYIIVSGGKGEGEYISEAEAGKEYLVTRGVPSEVILIENKSFSTYENLLFSKKLMDRYALKSAVIVSNKFHLKRASIIARRVGIQASLSGVYVGQYLHEEIRGYLREGIAVLYTYLSCFK; encoded by the coding sequence ATGAAACGGGTTGTAAAATTTTTGGGAATTTCAGTTAGCAGTATAATTCTAATATTTGTTTTGGTGGAGCTTATGATAATTTACTTTGGTATGATTAGCAAACCAAAAAAATCTGATGCTATCATTGTACTGGGGTGTGCTGTGTATGGAAACTTTCCAAGTCCGTTTTTTAAAAGCCGTCTTGATGAAGCACTGAAGCTTTATAATAAAGGTTTTGGCAGATATATAATAGTCTCAGGCGGAAAAGGAGAGGGGGAATATATTTCTGAAGCAGAGGCTGGCAAAGAATACCTTGTGACAAGAGGGGTGCCATCTGAGGTTATTCTTATCGAAAATAAATCTTTTTCAACTTATGAAAATTTGTTATTTTCCAAAAAGCTTATGGATAGATACGCTTTGAAAAGTGCAGTGATTGTGTCAAATAAGTTTCACTTGAAAAGGGCAAGTATTATTGCAAGAAGGGTTGGAATACAGGCAAGCCTGTCCGGAGTTTATGTGGGTCAGTATCTTCATGAGGAGATTCGTGGTTATTTACGGGAAGGGATAGCAGTTTTGTATACATATCTTTCCTGCTTTAAGTAG
- a CDS encoding cysteine desulfurase family protein: MVVYFDNAATTRPFDEVVESLKEFLLQNYGNPSSLHRLGVSAEKVLKEARHRIAQKVGATPDEIYFTSGGTEANNLALIGVAFANKKRGNKIISSPVEHPSVSSTLDYLKSCGFEIGFLKVDQNGNIDFEELENEVDTGTILVSVMLVNNETGHIFDVKKIAQVVKRKNPNVLVHTDAVQAFMKEKIDVRDLNVDLMSLSGHKIHALKGIGALYIKKGVNIQPIIFGGEQQNKIRPGTENMPGIFSIYKAMEVYEKLQNEQPDKLRMIKQRFIDGLQDFDDVFINSPLDVTSDAILNVSFLGIKSEVLLHTLEGYGVFASSGSACSSRGRTYNRVLYSMKKSMEIAQSSIRFSFSYLNTPEEVDYVLEVLKKSLKFLQEIKRKG, encoded by the coding sequence GTGGTTGTGTATTTTGACAATGCGGCGACAACGCGACCATTTGATGAGGTTGTGGAAAGTTTAAAGGAGTTTTTGCTTCAGAATTACGGGAATCCCTCATCTTTGCACAGGCTTGGTGTAAGTGCAGAAAAAGTATTGAAGGAAGCAAGACACAGAATAGCCCAGAAAGTAGGTGCTACTCCTGATGAGATTTATTTTACATCGGGTGGCACAGAGGCAAATAACCTGGCGCTGATTGGTGTTGCCTTTGCCAATAAGAAAAGAGGCAATAAGATTATCTCAAGCCCTGTTGAACATCCATCGGTGTCAAGTACGCTTGATTACCTGAAAAGTTGTGGGTTTGAGATTGGCTTTTTGAAGGTTGACCAGAATGGGAATATTGATTTTGAAGAACTTGAGAATGAAGTGGACACAGGGACCATTCTGGTAAGTGTGATGCTTGTAAATAATGAAACAGGGCATATTTTTGATGTAAAAAAGATAGCTCAAGTTGTAAAAAGAAAAAATCCCAATGTGCTTGTTCACACAGATGCAGTTCAGGCATTTATGAAGGAAAAGATAGATGTAAGAGATTTGAATGTTGATTTGATGTCGCTGAGCGGACATAAAATTCACGCACTGAAGGGAATTGGAGCGCTGTATATCAAAAAAGGAGTTAATATTCAGCCTATAATCTTTGGTGGGGAGCAGCAGAATAAAATAAGACCTGGGACAGAAAATATGCCGGGTATTTTTTCAATTTACAAGGCAATGGAAGTGTATGAAAAACTGCAAAATGAGCAGCCAGATAAACTGAGGATGATAAAACAAAGATTTATTGATGGACTGCAGGATTTTGATGATGTTTTTATAAACTCCCCACTTGATGTGACATCGGATGCAATCTTGAATGTATCGTTTTTGGGAATTAAATCCGAGGTTTTGCTTCATACTCTTGAAGGCTATGGTGTTTTTGCATCCTCTGGTTCTGCCTGTTCATCGAGAGGTAGAACATACAACAGGGTTCTTTACAGCATGAAAAAATCAATGGAAATTGCACAGAGCAGCATACGCTTTAGTTTTTCTTATTTAAATACTCCTGAAGAGGTTGACTATGTCCTTGAAGTATTGAAAAAATCACTCAAGTTTTTGCAAGAAATAAAACGCAAAGGATGA
- a CDS encoding energy-coupling factor transporter transmembrane component T family protein, which produces MVDFVIGQYIKRDSFVHRLDPRTKIIILIFFCISIFAVSDFYGYVFLFALIVLWTIFSKTNPMLLLRGTKPVFVLILITVIFNLFLTQGKPVVKFWALTITDKGIILSLFLIIRLLLLVFSTSLLTLSTSPIEITDALEELLRPLKKLRFPVHEISMMMSIAFRFIPTIYEETDKIMKAQMSRGADFESGGLVKRAKSLLPLLIPLFISAFKRADELAIAMEARCYRGSEGRTKLKKLQYSKDDYISFLISAILIALAIIVR; this is translated from the coding sequence ATGGTGGACTTTGTAATTGGTCAGTATATCAAAAGGGATTCTTTTGTGCACAGGCTTGATCCGCGTACAAAGATAATAATTTTGATTTTTTTCTGTATTTCGATATTTGCAGTTAGTGATTTTTATGGATATGTATTTTTGTTTGCTTTGATAGTATTATGGACCATCTTTTCCAAGACAAACCCAATGTTACTTTTGCGCGGTACCAAACCAGTGTTTGTTTTAATTTTGATAACTGTTATTTTTAATCTTTTTTTGACTCAAGGGAAACCTGTAGTAAAATTTTGGGCTTTGACCATTACCGATAAAGGAATAATTCTTTCACTTTTTTTAATAATAAGGCTATTACTGCTTGTGTTTTCTACAAGCCTGCTTACACTTTCAACCTCTCCAATAGAGATAACAGATGCTTTGGAAGAGTTACTGAGACCTTTAAAGAAGCTCAGATTTCCTGTTCATGAGATTTCAATGATGATGTCAATTGCCTTTAGATTTATTCCTACAATCTATGAAGAGACAGACAAGATTATGAAGGCTCAAATGTCAAGAGGTGCTGATTTTGAAAGTGGAGGACTTGTAAAAAGAGCAAAGTCTCTTTTGCCGCTTTTGATTCCGCTTTTTATATCGGCATTTAAAAGAGCAGATGAGCTGGCAATTGCTATGGAGGCAAGATGCTACAGGGGTTCAGAGGGCAGAACAAAACTCAAAAAGCTCCAGTATTCTAAGGACGACTATATTTCGTTTTTGATATCAGCAATTTTAATAGCTTTAGCCATAATAGTGAGGTGA
- a CDS encoding energy-coupling factor transporter ATPase, which yields MFIEMRNVEFIYGDKTPFEKKALSGVNLTISKGEFIGIIGKTGSGKSTLVQLMNGLLLPQQGDVIVDGINTKDKKRIKEIRKRVGLVFQYPEYQLFEETVYRDIAFGPRNLGFSDKEIERKVKEVCELLEIPESILEKSPFELSGGQKRRVAIAGILAMDPEVLILDEPTAGLDMKGRKRIFNIIERLHREKGKTVILISHNLEDVANLCERVIVLNNGKISFDGPKHEVFENIKLLEKSGLIAPDVLYLQHRLKMRGFKIERFEYKVEKVADIIVKNLAGNITKEGDRR from the coding sequence ATGTTCATTGAGATGAGAAATGTTGAATTTATATATGGAGATAAAACACCATTTGAAAAAAAAGCATTATCTGGGGTAAACCTCACAATTTCTAAAGGTGAGTTTATCGGTATAATAGGAAAAACTGGTTCGGGGAAATCAACTCTTGTTCAGCTTATGAACGGGCTTCTTTTGCCTCAGCAGGGGGATGTAATTGTTGATGGAATAAATACCAAGGATAAAAAGAGGATAAAAGAGATTAGAAAAAGGGTGGGACTTGTTTTTCAATACCCTGAATATCAACTCTTTGAAGAGACAGTGTATAGAGACATTGCATTTGGACCCCGAAATTTGGGGTTTTCTGATAAGGAAATCGAAAGAAAAGTCAAAGAGGTTTGTGAGCTTTTAGAGATACCCGAGTCTATCCTGGAAAAATCACCGTTTGAGCTTTCTGGTGGGCAGAAGCGCAGAGTTGCAATTGCCGGAATTTTGGCAATGGACCCCGAAGTTTTAATTCTGGATGAACCCACTGCTGGGCTTGATATGAAGGGAAGAAAGAGGATATTCAATATTATAGAAAGACTTCATCGAGAAAAGGGTAAAACTGTAATCCTTATTTCACACAATTTAGAAGATGTTGCTAATTTGTGCGAGAGAGTGATTGTATTAAATAATGGAAAGATCAGTTTTGATGGACCAAAACATGAGGTGTTTGAAAACATCAAGCTTTTAGAGAAAAGTGGTTTAATTGCTCCGGATGTATTGTATCTTCAGCACAGACTGAAGATGAGAGGCTTTAAGATAGAAAGATTTGAGTACAAGGTGGAAAAGGTTGCAGACATAATCGTAAAAAATTTGGCGGGAAACATTACAAAAGAAGGTGACAGGAGATAA
- the truA gene encoding tRNA pseudouridine(38-40) synthase TruA: MRNILLTIEYDGTNYFGWQRQPNKKTIQGVIEEAIKNITGEKVNLVGSGRTDAGVHALAQKANFKTASKIPVEKFPFALNSVLPNDISIKDAIEVSLEFSARYSAKQKTYKYLIYNHRTRPAILRNYAYYFPYDLDIVSMQRSCEYFIGEYDFSSFCSSGSETSSKVRKIFDCYLTFENECIAIYITANGFLYNMARIIAGTILDVGAGRIKPTDIPLIIESKDRTRAGKTLPPWGLYLVDVIY; the protein is encoded by the coding sequence TTGAGAAATATTCTTCTAACAATTGAATATGATGGAACAAACTATTTTGGATGGCAGAGACAGCCCAATAAGAAAACAATACAGGGTGTTATTGAAGAGGCGATAAAAAATATAACTGGAGAAAAGGTAAACCTTGTGGGGTCAGGTCGTACAGATGCAGGAGTACATGCTCTTGCTCAAAAGGCAAATTTTAAAACAGCAAGCAAAATCCCAGTAGAGAAATTTCCTTTTGCGCTCAATTCAGTTCTTCCAAATGATATTTCAATCAAGGATGCAATTGAGGTTTCGCTTGAGTTTTCAGCACGCTACAGTGCAAAGCAAAAGACTTACAAGTATCTCATTTATAATCACAGAACAAGACCTGCCATTTTACGAAATTATGCTTATTACTTTCCATATGATCTTGATATAGTCTCAATGCAAAGGTCCTGTGAGTATTTTATAGGTGAGTATGACTTCAGTAGCTTCTGCTCAAGTGGCAGTGAAACAAGCTCAAAGGTGCGTAAAATTTTTGATTGTTATCTGACATTTGAGAATGAATGTATTGCCATATACATTACAGCAAATGGGTTTCTTTACAATATGGCAAGAATAATTGCTGGGACAATTTTGGATGTGGGTGCTGGCAGGATAAAACCCACTGACATTCCACTTATAATAGAGAGCAAAGATAGAACAAGAGCCGGTAAAACTCTTCCACCATGGGGGCTTTATCTTGTAGATGTCATTTACTGA
- a CDS encoding aminopeptidase yields the protein MVDERVKTLAKNLIEYSVDLKIGEKILIELIGEEIDLAKELIKVSYQKGATPFLWIKNQSLLRKLLLNANEKQIEVIAENEKQLMEQMDAYIGIRSSQNPFELSDVPDEKMALYQKIWLHRVHGEVRVPKTKWCILRYPNYSMAQQARMSKEAFEDFYFNVCNLDYRKMSKAMDRLVELMEKTDEVRIVGKDTDLRFSIKGMKAIKCDGHMNIPDGEVYTAPVKNSVNGYITYNTPSNYAGFRFENIRFEFKDGRIVKATANDTEKLNKILDTDEGARYIGEFSIGLNPYITKPMEDTLFDEKIAGSIHFTPGSAYEDADNGNRSAVHWDIVLIQTPEYGGGEIYFDGKLIRKDGRFVIPELEDLNPEKLK from the coding sequence TTGGTTGATGAAAGAGTAAAAACCCTTGCTAAAAATCTCATTGAGTATTCTGTTGATTTGAAAATTGGCGAGAAGATTTTAATAGAGCTAATCGGTGAGGAAATTGATTTGGCTAAGGAACTTATAAAGGTTTCGTATCAAAAAGGTGCAACTCCGTTTTTGTGGATTAAAAATCAAAGTCTTCTGAGAAAGCTTCTTTTGAACGCAAATGAAAAACAAATAGAGGTTATTGCTGAAAACGAGAAACAACTTATGGAACAGATGGATGCATATATAGGTATTAGATCAAGTCAGAATCCGTTTGAACTCAGTGATGTGCCGGATGAGAAGATGGCTTTGTACCAAAAAATCTGGCTTCACAGAGTGCATGGAGAGGTAAGAGTGCCAAAGACAAAATGGTGTATTTTAAGATACCCCAATTATTCCATGGCACAGCAAGCGAGGATGAGCAAGGAGGCATTTGAGGATTTTTATTTCAATGTTTGCAATCTTGACTATAGAAAAATGTCAAAGGCGATGGACAGGCTTGTTGAGCTTATGGAAAAAACAGATGAAGTAAGAATAGTAGGAAAGGATACCGACCTCAGATTTTCCATAAAAGGTATGAAGGCTATCAAGTGTGATGGGCATATGAATATACCTGACGGTGAAGTATACACTGCGCCGGTTAAGAACTCTGTCAATGGCTATATAACCTATAATACACCTTCAAACTATGCAGGTTTTAGGTTTGAAAATATCAGATTTGAGTTTAAAGATGGGAGAATTGTAAAAGCTACTGCAAATGATACAGAAAAGCTAAATAAGATATTGGACACGGACGAAGGTGCGAGGTATATTGGAGAGTTTTCAATTGGTCTTAATCCATACATTACAAAGCCCATGGAAGATACGCTGTTTGATGAAAAAATAGCCGGGAGCATACATTTTACACCGGGCAGTGCTTATGAAGATGCTGACAATGGAAACAGGTCAGCCGTGCACTGGGATATAGTACTTATTCAAACTCCTGAATATGGTGGTGGGGAGATTTATTTTGATGGAAAACTTATAAGAAAAGATGGAAGGTTTGTAATACCTGAACTTGAAGATTTAAACCCTGAAAAGCTGAAGTAA
- the infC gene encoding translation initiation factor IF-3, with amino-acid sequence MPINEQIRDKEVRVIDENGVQLGIMSIREALRIAEEKKLDLVKIAPHANPPVCKIMDYGKYKFELAKKEKEAKKNQKVINVKEVRLTTTIEDHDFNVKVKNAIRFLQDGDKVKVSIRFRGREVLHPEIGEEIINRFIEMVKDYGIVEKKPKLDGKNITAVIAPKQQ; translated from the coding sequence TTGCCAATTAATGAGCAGATAAGAGACAAAGAAGTAAGGGTGATTGATGAGAACGGAGTTCAGCTTGGTATTATGAGCATCAGGGAAGCACTGAGGATTGCTGAGGAGAAAAAACTTGACCTTGTTAAGATTGCTCCTCATGCAAACCCGCCTGTGTGCAAAATAATGGACTATGGAAAGTACAAATTTGAACTTGCCAAGAAAGAAAAAGAGGCGAAGAAAAATCAGAAGGTTATCAATGTAAAAGAAGTAAGACTTACAACCACAATAGAGGACCATGACTTTAATGTAAAGGTTAAGAATGCTATCAGGTTTTTGCAGGATGGCGACAAGGTAAAGGTTTCCATTCGTTTCAGAGGTAGAGAGGTTTTACATCCTGAAATTGGTGAGGAGATAATAAACAGGTTTATTGAAATGGTCAAAGATTATGGAATTGTTGAAAAAAAGCCAAAACTTGATGGCAAAAATATTACAGCTGTTATAGCTCCAAAACAGCAATAA
- a CDS encoding energy-coupling factor transporter ATPase has protein sequence MGSFIEFKNVYFSYTGSDGNKSPALTDINLEIEKGEFVVILGLNGSGKSTFAKLINGLLIPEKGDVLVDGISTKDINRIWDIRRKCGYIFQNPDNQLVASIVEEDVAFGPENLGLAREEIIRNVSEALEAVEMTEYRNHATYKLSGGQKQRVAIAGVLAMKPECIILDEPTSMLDPKGRKEVISTILRLNREEKKTIVMVTHNIDEMVYGNRVVVLENGRIKYVGTPEEILKFDWFYEMGFDMPQILKLSYELKNRGINIEKEIWTVDEMERFLCSLR, from the coding sequence ATGGGAAGCTTCATAGAATTTAAGAATGTTTATTTTTCATATACAGGTTCGGATGGTAATAAAAGCCCTGCATTGACAGATATAAACCTTGAAATTGAAAAGGGAGAGTTTGTTGTAATATTGGGACTCAACGGTTCAGGGAAGTCGACTTTTGCAAAACTTATAAACGGGCTTTTGATACCTGAAAAAGGTGACGTTCTGGTGGACGGTATTAGTACTAAGGATATAAATAGAATTTGGGATATACGAAGAAAGTGCGGTTATATATTTCAAAATCCGGACAACCAGTTGGTTGCTTCAATAGTTGAAGAAGATGTTGCCTTTGGTCCAGAGAATCTGGGGCTTGCACGTGAAGAGATAATAAGAAATGTAAGTGAAGCACTTGAAGCTGTTGAAATGACAGAGTACAGAAACCATGCAACTTACAAGCTTTCCGGTGGACAAAAACAAAGGGTTGCAATTGCCGGAGTTCTGGCAATGAAACCGGAATGCATAATTTTGGATGAGCCAACTTCTATGCTTGACCCGAAAGGTAGAAAAGAGGTCATTTCGACTATTTTAAGACTTAACAGAGAAGAGAAAAAGACTATAGTCATGGTTACTCATAATATTGATGAGATGGTATATGGTAACAGGGTGGTTGTTTTGGAGAATGGAAGAATAAAATATGTGGGGACTCCAGAAGAGATTTTGAAGTTTGACTGGTTTTATGAAATGGGATTTGACATGCCTCAGATCCTGAAGCTTTCTTATGAGCTTAAAAACAGGGGAATCAATATAGAAAAAGAAATCTGGACAGTTGATGAAATGGAGAGATTTTTATGTTCATTGAGATGA
- the rpmI gene encoding 50S ribosomal protein L35 — protein MPKLKTHRGLAKRIKVSGSRKYLRKKAGKSHLLSGKSRKRKRNLKKTVVVDSTNVRAVKKLLPYL, from the coding sequence ATGCCAAAACTAAAAACACACAGAGGCCTTGCAAAAAGGATTAAAGTTAGTGGAAGCAGGAAATATCTTAGAAAGAAAGCTGGCAAAAGCCATCTTTTGAGTGGTAAATCGAGAAAAAGAAAGAGAAACTTAAAAAAGACGGTTGTTGTTGACTCTACAAATGTAAGAGCAGTGAAGAAGCTTTTACCTTATCTATAA
- the thiI gene encoding tRNA uracil 4-sulfurtransferase ThiI yields MKAILIRYGELALKGLNRPFFEKRLIKNIRKKLKNIENISIKKEQGRIFIENLSEDHFNFAIERLKKVFGLVGFTICEVAEKEIEAIKSADLNAALNEIKKGKRTFKVETKRADKTFKLTSLEISRLVGAHLLKNLADMYGLVVDVHNPDFEVKIEIRDKAYVYSSEEKGIGGMPLGTGGKAHLLLSGGIDSPVAGFMIAKRGVEIEAVHFYSFPYTGEKAKEKVIDLCKVLAQFTDKLKLYIVPFIEIQTTIYEKCDEKYLTIIMRRFMMRIAERIAKLNGGMALVTGESIGQVASQTMESIICTNAAVSVPVLRPLVGMDKKEIIRIAKNIGTYDISILPYEDCCTVFVPKHPKTKPRLEEVIKEEEKLDIQLLIENAISNTEWMVIEDR; encoded by the coding sequence ATGAAGGCTATTTTAATAAGATATGGAGAGCTTGCTCTGAAAGGATTAAATCGTCCTTTTTTTGAGAAAAGGCTTATAAAAAACATAAGAAAAAAACTGAAAAATATTGAAAATATCTCAATTAAAAAAGAACAGGGAAGAATATTTATTGAAAATCTTTCTGAAGACCATTTCAATTTTGCAATTGAAAGGTTAAAGAAGGTTTTCGGTCTTGTGGGTTTTACCATCTGTGAGGTTGCAGAAAAGGAGATAGAGGCTATAAAATCTGCAGATTTAAATGCAGCTCTTAATGAGATTAAAAAAGGTAAGAGGACCTTCAAGGTTGAAACAAAGCGGGCTGACAAGACATTCAAGCTTACATCACTTGAGATTTCAAGGCTTGTCGGAGCACATCTTCTTAAAAATCTTGCTGACATGTATGGGCTTGTGGTAGATGTTCATAATCCGGATTTTGAAGTAAAGATAGAGATAAGAGATAAGGCATATGTATACTCATCGGAAGAGAAGGGTATTGGTGGTATGCCGCTTGGCACAGGTGGAAAGGCGCATCTTTTGCTCTCTGGCGGGATAGACAGCCCTGTTGCAGGGTTTATGATAGCAAAAAGAGGTGTTGAAATAGAGGCGGTGCATTTTTACAGCTTTCCATATACAGGTGAAAAGGCAAAAGAAAAGGTGATTGACCTTTGCAAAGTTTTGGCACAGTTCACAGATAAACTAAAACTTTATATTGTGCCCTTTATTGAAATACAAACCACTATTTATGAGAAATGTGATGAAAAATACCTCACAATTATTATGAGAAGGTTTATGATGAGGATTGCAGAAAGGATTGCCAAATTAAACGGTGGTATGGCACTTGTTACCGGTGAGAGCATTGGACAGGTTGCGAGCCAGACAATGGAAAGCATTATATGCACAAATGCCGCTGTATCAGTGCCGGTTTTAAGACCTCTTGTTGGTATGGACAAAAAGGAAATAATAAGGATTGCAAAAAATATTGGCACATATGATATTTCAATCCTGCCATATGAAGATTGCTGCACAGTATTTGTTCCAAAACATCCGAAGACAAAACCAAGGCTTGAGGAAGTTATAAAAGAAGAGGAAAAATTGGATATTCAACTGTTAATAGAAAATGCCATCTCAAATACTGAATGGATGGTGATAGAAGATAGGTGA
- a CDS encoding RsmE family RNA methyltransferase produces the protein MPIFFIDSRDIVNDVAYIRDKEDINHIVKVLRKREGEVLNLCDGVYDYRTRILEISKDGIKVAIEEKVQNQREPKKDIFLFQCIIKNQKMDIIIQKATELGVKSIIPVISKRVVIDIGEKEEKKLERWQKIAKEAQKQCLRPYPPLIQKPVEIDRVKDFLDDLDLLIIPYEKERKNFLAVNSDTSKVGILIGPEGGFEEEEIEIFKKLQKVKIVSLGKRILRSETAAISTISIVMHLLGEI, from the coding sequence TTGCCTATTTTTTTTATTGATAGCAGGGACATTGTCAATGACGTTGCATATATAAGAGATAAAGAAGATATAAACCACATAGTGAAGGTTTTGCGAAAGAGAGAAGGAGAGGTTTTAAATCTTTGCGATGGTGTATATGATTACAGAACCAGGATATTAGAAATTTCAAAGGATGGTATTAAAGTAGCAATTGAAGAAAAAGTGCAAAATCAGCGCGAGCCGAAAAAAGACATTTTTTTATTTCAGTGTATTATAAAGAATCAAAAAATGGATATTATAATTCAAAAAGCAACAGAACTTGGGGTAAAGAGCATAATCCCTGTTATATCAAAAAGAGTTGTCATTGATATCGGTGAAAAGGAAGAGAAAAAGTTAGAACGCTGGCAGAAAATCGCGAAAGAAGCGCAAAAGCAGTGTCTAAGACCATACCCTCCACTGATACAAAAACCTGTTGAAATTGATAGAGTCAAAGACTTTCTTGATGATCTTGACCTTCTTATAATTCCATATGAAAAGGAAAGAAAAAACTTTTTGGCTGTTAATTCTGATACAAGCAAAGTGGGTATATTGATTGGTCCGGAGGGTGGTTTTGAAGAGGAGGAAATAGAGATTTTTAAAAAACTGCAAAAGGTAAAGATTGTCTCGCTTGGAAAGCGCATTTTAAGAAGTGAAACTGCTGCTATTTCTACGATTTCTATTGTTATGCATCTTCTTGGTGAGATATGA